Proteins from one Desulfonema limicola genomic window:
- a CDS encoding ABC transporter substrate-binding protein, giving the protein MYIQSIYFISRAATCFLILFIVLAGHGLSHASQLCFDLDAPSYREREAFAIARQLGRIGIKVKVSILDKEALNKKIKKGSAQAYLTDWGSAFFDPFDLAQPKLTTRGRGNFSFYSNEKIDELLELGISSSSTRKRKQAYHEIQAVIFKEAPWVFGYTLANIEAVSHDLKNFTPAVDNQINLHDVSLAKGETFIAGMNTDAFQSLDPALYRSRETEAMLGNMFDALVARNNTGMIVPELAESWVQKDDKTYIFRLRKDVQFHNSDIMTAQDVVFTFNRILTPGFINGRSSPRRDLLGPLNRIEKIDNRHVKFILDKPFPVFLQALAHFQIVPEKYINMAGNSGFANNPIGTGPFKFVSGDINKAIVMENFPGYYGGSPDLPPAGPAMIKNVIFKTMPRAEDRVKSLLAGEVSLIQAVPAHMVNILKNYQDIKVLSVWGTRSYQIELNNKIKPFNDVRVRQALNHAINWNAILNNIYMGYGRRLATCFLPGGFGYDHSLKPYIYDIWEAGRLLEQAGYDLKKDNGNIIDNIQKEDAFELNNQEQVPISFDSHNYKKVNIAISCDSAPFYYIDKSGHPDGMFVDLWKLWSEKTGIKVEFTGTPWNETLLLMKNRKADIHAGIFKSSDRDIYLDYVSPMYQCETHYFFHKSIYDINDFEDILPFRIGVIKGDFAVNYTKNRLPGAVLSIYRDNQELFNAVKNGDIRVFITDTPVALHYLTQHNILRQFRYNASAPLYNNMFYSAVPEGSKELVNIINQGMDAVSKKERAEIIRKWMGMSDIKTDDVLVISIPDENMPFAGLNFEGRPAGMFVDIWELWAEKTGKKIEFRVSGSNDLVYSLETGEADICSGIFLTKKNQEKIDFSQPFYRIASNIFFLENGDNDLSDKDLSGYKSGAVSGSYHLDYLRENFPESEIVVFPDTRTMIKDTLEKKIDLYFENIPVSEYYLERLQAGWRFTSAKEPLFTENVYAGVKKGNKELLSIIDTGFDAVTYKELSEIEKKWINLPEIRQLKEEESLQIRLTANEKEWLKQHKNLKIGVDPAWPPFDYLDNDGITHMGMASDYVKLLNHRLGISMTVVPDLSWSEVVHRAQEKTLDIIACITKTSQRETFLNFTEPYISFPLVIIVRKESPLISNINDLSDKIIAVTKDYAAHQYLENDYPDIKLALSDTPAQGLELLYTGKADAYLGNLAVTSFLIQKLNIANLKVAAPANMGQDFEELRFGVRRDWPELVSILNKGLASISQKERTEIQQKWFAVRFEYGINMAYVRSLLLKTGTAAVIIIIVILFWNRSLKKEIAERMKIETALRHARDEADAANKAKSTFLANMSHEIRTPMNAILGFSQIMLRDQTLQADQKENIKTIWRSGEHLLGLINDILEMSKIEAGREKLNQNDFDLYALMEDMENMFKLRTDAAGLEFKVEKNGLLPQYIKTDEGKLRQVLINLLGNAVKFTAQGSIILRVSSDTGGKTDLNDNSQGYLYFEIEDTGPGIAQEEQGKLFQYFEQTASGRKTEGGTGLGLAISANYAALMGGSISVSSREGAGSIFRFHISIAKGKIKESSPETLPGYVIRIKPDQPEIRILIADDRQTNRDVLVKMLSSVGFQVREAVNGLEAVNIFEAWSPHLILMDMIMPEMDGFEATKIIKSMPEGKETIIFAVSASVLEYEEKKIIQLGAAEFIRKPFRENELFEFIRKHTQVDYQYEENNSQPETDQKTAHDFPLTGSLLNALPSELKDKMYDAVINGYRKKILEYIQQAEEYDKRAAHRLLELANQYEYEKLADILEP; this is encoded by the coding sequence TTGTATATCCAATCCATTTATTTTATATCCAGAGCAGCAACATGTTTTTTAATCTTGTTTATTGTTCTTGCAGGCCATGGATTAAGCCATGCATCCCAGCTTTGCTTTGACCTGGATGCACCTTCTTACAGGGAAAGGGAAGCTTTTGCCATTGCCCGTCAATTAGGCAGGATCGGGATTAAGGTAAAAGTCTCTATTTTGGATAAGGAGGCTTTAAACAAAAAGATAAAAAAAGGCAGTGCCCAGGCTTATCTTACAGACTGGGGCAGTGCTTTTTTTGATCCCTTTGATCTGGCACAGCCCAAACTCACAACCCGGGGAAGAGGCAATTTTTCCTTTTACTCTAATGAAAAAATTGATGAACTTCTGGAACTGGGAATATCTTCTTCCAGCACAAGAAAGCGCAAACAGGCATATCATGAAATCCAGGCTGTTATATTTAAAGAAGCTCCCTGGGTTTTTGGTTATACACTGGCAAATATTGAAGCTGTATCCCATGATCTTAAAAATTTTACACCTGCTGTGGATAACCAGATAAATCTCCATGATGTCAGCCTGGCAAAAGGAGAGACCTTTATTGCAGGCATGAATACTGATGCTTTTCAATCACTTGATCCTGCCCTGTACCGGAGCCGGGAAACCGAGGCAATGCTGGGTAATATGTTTGATGCCCTGGTAGCACGGAATAATACAGGTATGATTGTACCTGAACTGGCAGAATCATGGGTACAAAAAGATGATAAAACCTATATATTCAGGCTTCGCAAAGATGTGCAGTTTCATAACAGTGATATTATGACTGCGCAGGATGTAGTTTTTACGTTTAACCGTATATTAACTCCTGGATTTATTAATGGCAGGTCAAGCCCCCGCAGGGATCTTCTGGGGCCGCTTAACAGAATAGAAAAAATAGATAACAGGCATGTTAAATTTATTCTTGATAAACCTTTTCCGGTTTTTCTCCAAGCCCTTGCCCATTTTCAAATTGTTCCTGAAAAATATATAAACATGGCTGGAAATTCAGGATTTGCAAACAATCCAATAGGAACAGGCCCTTTTAAATTTGTCAGCGGAGATATAAATAAAGCAATAGTTATGGAAAATTTTCCTGGCTATTACGGTGGATCACCTGATCTGCCTCCGGCAGGGCCTGCAATGATAAAAAATGTAATCTTCAAAACAATGCCCAGAGCTGAAGACCGGGTAAAATCCCTTCTGGCAGGAGAAGTATCCTTAATCCAGGCTGTACCTGCCCATATGGTAAATATCCTTAAAAATTATCAGGATATTAAGGTTTTGTCAGTCTGGGGAACCCGTTCATACCAGATAGAGCTTAATAATAAAATCAAGCCTTTTAATGATGTCCGCGTTCGCCAAGCTCTAAACCATGCCATAAACTGGAATGCAATATTAAATAATATTTACATGGGCTATGGCAGGAGGCTGGCAACATGTTTTCTGCCCGGCGGATTTGGTTATGACCATTCCTTAAAACCCTATATCTATGATATATGGGAAGCCGGGCGGCTTCTTGAGCAGGCAGGATATGATTTAAAAAAAGATAATGGGAATATAATAGATAATATACAAAAGGAAGATGCTTTTGAGCTGAACAACCAGGAACAGGTACCAATATCTTTTGACAGTCATAATTATAAAAAGGTTAATATTGCCATAAGCTGTGATTCAGCTCCATTTTACTATATTGACAAATCTGGACACCCGGACGGCATGTTTGTTGATCTTTGGAAATTATGGTCTGAAAAAACAGGCATCAAGGTTGAGTTTACAGGTACTCCCTGGAATGAAACCCTTTTATTAATGAAAAACCGCAAAGCTGACATACATGCTGGAATCTTTAAAAGCAGTGACAGGGATATATATCTTGATTATGTATCACCCATGTATCAATGCGAAACCCATTATTTTTTTCACAAAAGCATATATGATATTAATGATTTTGAAGATATTCTCCCTTTTAGAATTGGTGTAATTAAGGGTGATTTTGCAGTCAATTATACAAAAAACAGGCTGCCTGGTGCAGTTCTTTCGATTTACAGGGATAATCAAGAGCTTTTTAACGCAGTGAAAAACGGGGATATACGTGTATTTATCACAGATACACCGGTAGCTCTGCATTATCTTACCCAGCACAATATTCTCCGGCAGTTTAGATATAATGCTTCTGCTCCATTATACAATAATATGTTTTACAGTGCTGTACCTGAAGGCAGTAAGGAGCTTGTAAATATTATTAATCAGGGAATGGATGCTGTCTCAAAAAAGGAAAGAGCCGAAATAATAAGAAAATGGATGGGTATGTCTGACATAAAAACTGACGATGTGCTGGTAATTTCCATTCCAGATGAAAATATGCCTTTTGCAGGACTGAATTTTGAAGGCAGGCCTGCTGGAATGTTTGTTGATATCTGGGAGTTATGGGCTGAAAAAACTGGTAAAAAAATAGAATTCCGTGTTTCAGGCTCAAATGACCTGGTTTACAGTCTGGAAACAGGTGAGGCAGATATATGTTCAGGTATTTTTTTAACAAAAAAAAACCAGGAAAAAATTGATTTTTCTCAGCCTTTTTACCGGATTGCTTCAAATATATTTTTCCTGGAAAACGGAGATAATGACCTGTCAGACAAAGATTTATCTGGTTATAAATCAGGAGCTGTCTCTGGTTCATATCACTTAGATTATCTAAGGGAAAATTTTCCAGAATCTGAAATTGTCGTATTTCCTGATACCAGAACAATGATAAAAGATACACTGGAAAAAAAGATTGATCTTTATTTTGAAAATATCCCTGTTTCAGAATATTACCTGGAAAGACTCCAGGCAGGATGGAGGTTTACAAGTGCAAAAGAGCCTTTATTTACTGAAAATGTTTATGCAGGTGTTAAAAAAGGCAATAAGGAATTATTATCAATTATTGATACTGGATTTGATGCTGTTACCTATAAAGAATTATCAGAAATTGAAAAAAAATGGATCAATTTACCTGAAATACGCCAGCTTAAAGAAGAAGAATCTTTGCAGATCAGGCTCACAGCAAATGAAAAAGAATGGCTGAAACAACATAAAAATTTAAAAATAGGCGTTGATCCTGCTTGGCCTCCTTTTGATTACCTGGATAATGATGGAATAACCCATATGGGAATGGCATCAGATTATGTTAAATTATTAAATCATCGCCTGGGTATATCCATGACAGTGGTTCCAGATTTAAGCTGGTCAGAGGTTGTTCACAGGGCCCAGGAAAAAACTCTTGATATTATTGCATGTATTACCAAAACCTCCCAGCGTGAAACATTTTTAAATTTTACAGAACCTTATATTTCATTTCCCCTGGTTATCATAGTTCGTAAAGAATCTCCCTTAATCAGTAATATAAATGATTTATCAGATAAAATAATTGCAGTAACAAAAGATTATGCTGCACATCAATACCTGGAAAATGATTATCCAGATATCAAGCTTGCTTTAAGCGATACACCGGCTCAAGGATTAGAGCTTCTTTATACTGGAAAGGCTGATGCTTACCTGGGCAATCTGGCTGTTACGAGTTTTCTTATTCAAAAACTCAATATAGCCAATCTCAAGGTTGCAGCTCCTGCAAACATGGGCCAGGATTTTGAGGAGCTTAGATTCGGGGTCCGCAGGGACTGGCCTGAACTTGTTTCCATACTTAATAAAGGGCTTGCATCCATTTCTCAAAAGGAACGCACGGAAATTCAGCAAAAATGGTTTGCAGTGCGTTTTGAATATGGAATTAACATGGCATATGTCAGATCACTGCTTTTAAAAACAGGAACCGCTGCTGTAATTATAATAATTGTAATTCTTTTCTGGAACCGGAGTTTAAAAAAGGAAATTGCAGAAAGAATGAAGATTGAAACGGCTCTTCGTCATGCCAGGGATGAGGCTGATGCAGCAAATAAGGCTAAAAGTACTTTTCTGGCAAACATGTCCCATGAAATCAGAACACCTATGAATGCAATCCTCGGGTTTTCCCAGATTATGCTCAGGGATCAGACCCTTCAGGCAGATCAAAAGGAAAATATTAAAACAATATGGCGAAGCGGTGAACACTTACTTGGTTTAATAAACGATATTCTGGAGATGTCAAAAATAGAGGCTGGACGGGAAAAATTAAACCAGAACGATTTTGATCTTTATGCACTCATGGAAGATATGGAAAATATGTTCAAGCTACGAACAGATGCTGCTGGCCTTGAATTTAAAGTTGAAAAAAACGGCCTCCTGCCTCAATATATAAAAACCGATGAAGGCAAGCTGCGCCAGGTACTGATTAACCTTTTGGGCAATGCTGTTAAGTTTACAGCACAAGGAAGTATCATACTGAGGGTGAGCAGTGATACAGGTGGAAAAACAGATTTAAATGATAATTCGCAAGGGTATTTATATTTTGAAATTGAAGACACAGGCCCGGGTATTGCACAGGAAGAGCAGGGTAAGCTGTTTCAGTATTTTGAGCAGACTGCTTCCGGCAGAAAAACAGAAGGGGGCACAGGCCTGGGGCTGGCTATCAGTGCAAATTATGCAGCACTTATGGGCGGCAGCATCAGTGTCAGCAGCAGGGAGGGAGCAGGCAGTATTTTCAGGTTTCATATCTCTATTGCAAAAGGGAAGATCAAAGAGTCGAGTCCAGAAACCCTTCCTGGATATGTGATCAGAATAAAGCCTGATCAGCCTGAAATCCGTATCCTGATAGCAGATGACAGGCAGACTAACAGGGATGTCCTGGTAAAAATGCTCAGTTCTGTTGGTTTCCAGGTGCGCGAAGCTGTCAATGGCCTGGAGGCTGTAAATATATTTGAAGCCTGGTCTCCTCATCTCATACTTATGGATATGATTATGCCTGAAATGGATGGATTTGAGGCTACAAAAATAATCAAATCCATGCCAGAAGGTAAAGAAACAATAATCTTTGCAGTCAGTGCAAGCGTTCTTGAATATGAAGAAAAAAAAATAATACAATTAGGTGCAGCAGAATTTATCAGAAAACCTTTCAGGGAAAATGAGTTATTTGAATTTATCAGAAAACATACACAAGTTGATTATCAATATGAGGAAAATAACAGCCAGCCTGAAACAGATCAAAAAACAGCCCATGATTTTCCATTAACAGGCAGTTTATTAAATGCCCTGCCTTCAGAACTTAAAGATAAAATGTATGATGCTGTTATTAATGGATACAGGAAAAAAATACTTGAATATATCCAGCAGGCAGAAGAATATGACAAAAGGGCTGCACACAGGCTTTTAGAGCTTGCCAATCAATATGAATATGAAAAACTTGCTGACATCTTGGAACCATAA
- a CDS encoding histidinol-phosphatase, translating into MENQIKNIKIPDLVSIHGGHSGQFCSHAENTLEEIITAYIKKGFKWAGITEHMPPVNDKFLYPDEIKAGLNKQDILDRFINYMKTCRKLQEKYALSIKIAAAFEAESYTGAFSFAASLIKIVKPDYIVGSVHHVHDIPIDVSKDLYEKAIHMSGGIIGLYCDYFDLQYGMINILKPQVIGHFDLIRIFDPKYPLHLRHPRVSGRIRRNLEKIKELDLILDFNVRALLKGADEPYISAPVLLQALELDIPAVPGDDSHGVDSVGKNIEKGISILQKTGFNTGWKLPCS; encoded by the coding sequence ATGGAAAATCAAATAAAAAATATTAAAATACCTGATCTTGTTTCAATTCACGGGGGACATTCAGGACAATTCTGCAGTCATGCTGAAAACACTCTGGAAGAGATAATAACTGCTTATATTAAAAAAGGATTTAAATGGGCAGGAATTACTGAACACATGCCTCCTGTCAATGATAAATTTTTATATCCTGATGAAATTAAGGCAGGCCTTAATAAACAGGATATCTTGGATCGTTTTATCAACTATATGAAAACATGCAGAAAGCTTCAGGAAAAATATGCTTTATCCATTAAAATTGCTGCAGCATTTGAAGCAGAATCATATACAGGAGCTTTTTCCTTTGCAGCCAGTCTGATTAAAATTGTTAAGCCTGATTATATTGTGGGATCTGTTCACCATGTTCATGATATTCCCATAGATGTTTCCAAAGATTTGTATGAAAAAGCAATTCACATGTCAGGGGGAATAATAGGGCTTTATTGTGATTATTTTGACTTGCAGTATGGGATGATAAATATTTTAAAGCCTCAAGTTATAGGTCATTTTGACCTTATCCGTATTTTTGATCCAAAATATCCCCTGCATCTCAGACATCCCCGGGTTTCAGGCAGGATAAGACGAAACCTGGAAAAGATAAAAGAACTTGATCTTATACTTGATTTTAATGTGCGTGCGCTTTTAAAAGGCGCTGATGAACCCTATATATCTGCCCCTGTTCTTTTGCAGGCTTTAGAGCTTGATATTCCAGCAGTGCCTGGTGATGACTCCCACGGGGTTGATTCTGTCGGGAAAAATATTGAAAAAGGAATATCCATACTGCAAAAAACAGGGTTTAACACTGGGTGGAAATTACCATGTTCTTAA
- a CDS encoding glycogen/starch/alpha-glucan phosphorylase codes for MRNSALFEKWGLFKKGMDAKGIQLSFASHIEYSLSKDQYTATMRDLYQSLALTARDRIIERWIQTQQMYHEHDVKRIYYLSAEYLMGRVLTTNLINLGMYDETKKAMDELHVELANLVEMEPDMGLGNGGLGRLAACFLDSMATLELPAHGYGIRYEFGIFDQVIKNLRQTEHPENWLKYTNPWEIARPEYSYTVRYYGKVEEDNESNTSIRKNKWIDTSDVLGIAYDTPIAGYGNNTVNTLRLWAARASKEFNLEYFQHGDYLKAVEEKNISENISKVLYPNDEIFEGKELRLKQQYFFVSCSIQDIIRRYLIQHNNFDQFPEKVVIQMNDTHPSLAVAELMRILLDVHSLGWKKAWDITSRTCAYTNHTLLSEALEKWPVNMFKNLLPRHLQIIYEINRRFLREVSTICIGDENKIRRMSLIEEGNEQKIRMAHLAIVGSHSVNGVAELHTKLLRETVLKDFDEMFPGKFTNKTNGITPRRWLLAANPDLSRLISKNIGTDWITNLNRLRDLEPLSEDPQFRKKWQKVKQINKEIFTSLASGITGLLLDPDSIFDFQVKRIHEYKRQLLNILHVIYCWLKIKKGIDTNIHPRTFIFGGKAAPGYFIAKLIIRLICHTAKVLNNDKSTNSLLQVLFIPNYRVSLAERIFPAADVSEQISTAGYEASGTSNMKFALNGAMTIGTLDGANIEIMEEVGKENIFIFGLSAQEVVDMRHSYDPKTFYHNDPILKKTIDLIKDNFFSPEDHDLFMPLIDNLLNQDPYLVLADFESYHQAQNQVNELYQNQDEWTRKAILNVARIGKFSSDRTISEYNNDIWKVSPLKIIQEERLPR; via the coding sequence ATGAGAAACAGTGCATTATTTGAAAAATGGGGCCTTTTTAAAAAAGGCATGGATGCCAAAGGTATCCAATTATCTTTTGCAAGTCATATTGAATATTCTCTTTCCAAAGACCAATATACTGCAACCATGCGTGATTTATATCAATCCCTGGCACTTACAGCCAGAGACCGGATTATTGAACGCTGGATCCAGACCCAGCAGATGTATCATGAACATGATGTCAAAAGAATATATTATCTCTCAGCCGAATACCTCATGGGCAGGGTACTTACAACCAATCTCATTAATCTGGGCATGTATGATGAAACAAAAAAAGCAATGGATGAGCTTCATGTTGAGCTTGCCAACCTGGTTGAGATGGAACCTGATATGGGGCTTGGAAACGGGGGACTGGGAAGACTTGCAGCCTGTTTTTTAGATTCAATGGCAACATTGGAACTGCCTGCACATGGTTATGGAATCCGTTATGAATTTGGTATATTTGACCAGGTTATCAAAAACCTGAGACAGACAGAACATCCTGAAAACTGGCTTAAATATACTAATCCCTGGGAAATCGCCAGGCCTGAATACAGTTATACGGTTCGCTATTATGGAAAAGTGGAAGAAGATAACGAGTCAAACACCAGTATAAGAAAAAACAAATGGATAGACACCAGCGATGTTTTAGGTATTGCCTATGACACTCCTATTGCAGGATACGGCAATAATACGGTAAATACCTTGAGGCTATGGGCTGCCCGTGCTTCCAAAGAGTTTAACCTTGAATATTTTCAGCATGGGGATTATCTTAAAGCTGTTGAAGAAAAAAATATATCTGAAAACATATCAAAGGTATTATATCCTAATGATGAAATTTTTGAAGGAAAGGAACTCAGGCTTAAACAGCAGTATTTTTTTGTATCCTGTTCAATTCAGGATATTATCAGGCGCTACCTGATACAACATAATAATTTCGACCAGTTTCCCGAAAAAGTGGTCATTCAAATGAATGACACCCATCCTTCTTTAGCTGTTGCAGAGCTTATGCGAATTCTTCTTGATGTTCACAGCCTTGGATGGAAAAAAGCATGGGATATAACATCACGCACCTGCGCATACACCAATCATACCCTCTTGTCTGAGGCTCTTGAAAAATGGCCTGTGAACATGTTTAAAAATCTTCTTCCCAGGCATCTTCAGATTATTTATGAAATCAACAGGCGTTTTTTAAGGGAGGTTTCCACAATATGTATTGGTGATGAAAATAAAATAAGACGCATGTCCCTGATAGAAGAAGGTAATGAACAAAAGATAAGAATGGCTCATCTTGCAATTGTCGGGTCCCATTCTGTTAATGGAGTGGCAGAACTTCACACAAAACTGCTCAGGGAAACAGTACTAAAAGATTTTGATGAAATGTTTCCTGGAAAATTTACTAATAAAACTAATGGTATTACCCCGCGAAGATGGCTCCTGGCAGCTAATCCTGATCTTTCCAGGCTGATATCAAAGAACATAGGAACAGACTGGATCACAAATCTAAACCGTCTCAGGGACCTGGAACCATTGTCAGAGGATCCCCAATTCCGTAAAAAATGGCAGAAGGTCAAGCAGATAAACAAAGAAATCTTTACAAGCCTTGCCAGCGGTATTACCGGGCTTTTGTTAGACCCTGATTCAATATTTGATTTCCAGGTTAAGAGAATACATGAATATAAGCGCCAGCTTTTAAATATCCTCCACGTAATCTACTGCTGGTTAAAAATAAAAAAAGGCATTGATACAAACATCCATCCCCGTACCTTTATATTTGGAGGAAAAGCTGCACCTGGATATTTTATTGCCAAGCTTATTATCCGTCTTATATGCCATACTGCCAAAGTTCTCAATAATGACAAATCCACCAATAGTTTACTGCAAGTTCTTTTTATACCAAATTACAGGGTATCCCTTGCAGAAAGAATCTTTCCTGCTGCTGATGTTTCAGAACAGATTTCAACAGCAGGATATGAAGCATCAGGAACCTCAAATATGAAATTTGCATTAAATGGAGCCATGACCATTGGAACCCTTGATGGTGCAAACATAGAAATTATGGAAGAAGTGGGAAAAGAAAATATTTTTATATTTGGCCTGTCAGCCCAGGAAGTTGTTGATATGCGCCATTCCTATGATCCAAAAACCTTTTATCACAATGACCCGATTTTAAAAAAGACTATTGATCTTATTAAAGATAATTTTTTCAGCCCTGAAGACCACGATCTTTTTATGCCTTTAATAGATAATCTTTTAAATCAAGACCCTTATCTTGTTCTTGCTGATTTTGAATCCTATCATCAAGCCCAGAACCAGGTTAATGAACTTTATCAAAACCAGGATGAATGGACAAGAAAGGCTATTCTCAATGTAGCCAGGATAGGGAAATTTTCGTCAGACCGCACAATCTCAGAATATAATAATGACATATGGAAGGTTTCTCCATTAAAAATAATTCAGGAAGAAAGACTTCCCAGATAA
- a CDS encoding PAS domain S-box protein produces MLSFVENSTNHTILIVDDDEYSMMSLSHILSTRHHVLTACNNDEAMHIIHTHTYRQDIHLIIYNQQLSGVESIDFLEKTIPILPEAIRILLTSDTDVGTIVNAVNKAQIYKFIIKPFDKSELLMTIERALEAYDLKLKNKNLVKDLKILNENLEAKVDEQTKQLREERDRSQIFFQMAGVIMIVIDTCHQVKLINRKGCEILGYDEKMIIGKNWFENFVHEYEQDRAEKNFDHIISEKNQIEYIEYSIVSQSGKKHLIAWYNTVLKNDKGIITGILGSGEDITRRKKTEDELRSAHAKLEKDVKRQTLELLKTNEDLILEIEGHKKTEFALQEKQLQLAHAGRLSLLGEIASGMAYELKNPLELIKSYAKSLKKWENNKEIYYKKIDAIIQAVDQASKIIKHIIGFSKNRPVDNKKVNLQIPVENSLSFLEKQFRDRGIIIQKEFESNIPFVSADCQRIEQIMISLLSNSGYAVEQRQKKEADDYEKQIIVRLFYDKSTDSAVIEIKDNGTGMTEEEKAQCLNPFFTSKKAGQGTGLGLTIVNEIIKDYNGKLEIESTKGKGTKIRVMISAEP; encoded by the coding sequence ATGTTATCTTTTGTTGAAAATTCCACAAACCATACTATTTTGATAGTTGATGATGATGAATACAGCATGATGTCATTGTCTCACATATTGAGTACCAGGCATCATGTGTTGACAGCCTGCAACAATGATGAAGCTATGCACATAATTCATACCCATACTTATCGTCAAGATATTCATCTTATTATTTACAATCAGCAGTTGTCAGGCGTTGAAAGCATTGATTTCCTGGAAAAAACAATACCGATCCTTCCTGAAGCCATTCGTATCCTGCTGACATCTGACACTGATGTAGGCACTATTGTTAATGCTGTAAATAAAGCACAGATTTATAAGTTTATTATCAAGCCTTTTGATAAAAGCGAGCTTTTAATGACAATAGAAAGGGCTTTGGAAGCTTATGATTTAAAATTGAAAAATAAAAATCTTGTTAAAGATTTAAAGATTCTTAATGAAAACCTGGAAGCAAAGGTTGATGAACAGACAAAGCAATTGCGGGAAGAAAGAGACCGGTCCCAAATATTTTTTCAAATGGCCGGGGTCATAATGATAGTTATTGATACCTGCCATCAGGTCAAGCTCATAAATAGAAAAGGATGCGAGATACTCGGCTATGATGAAAAAATGATAATAGGGAAAAACTGGTTTGAAAACTTTGTGCATGAATATGAACAAGACAGGGCTGAAAAAAATTTTGACCACATTATTTCAGAAAAAAATCAAATTGAATATATTGAATACTCCATTGTCTCCCAAAGCGGAAAAAAACATCTTATTGCCTGGTATAATACTGTATTAAAAAATGATAAAGGCATAATTACAGGAATCCTGGGTTCAGGCGAGGATATAACCCGCCGTAAAAAAACAGAAGATGAACTTCGTTCAGCACATGCAAAACTTGAAAAGGATGTTAAAAGGCAAACCCTTGAACTGCTGAAAACAAACGAAGACTTAATACTTGAAATAGAAGGACATAAAAAAACGGAATTTGCTTTACAGGAAAAACAATTGCAGCTTGCCCATGCAGGCCGCCTGTCTTTACTAGGAGAAATTGCATCAGGAATGGCTTATGAACTCAAAAATCCCCTGGAACTCATAAAATCCTATGCAAAATCTTTAAAAAAATGGGAAAATAATAAAGAAATCTATTATAAAAAAATTGACGCTATAATCCAGGCTGTTGATCAGGCATCTAAAATTATTAAACATATCATTGGTTTTTCAAAAAATCGTCCAGTTGATAATAAAAAAGTAAATCTTCAAATCCCTGTGGAAAACAGTTTAAGTTTTTTAGAAAAACAATTCCGGGACCGGGGAATCATTATACAAAAAGAATTTGAATCAAACATTCCTTTTGTATCAGCCGACTGCCAGAGAATTGAACAGATTATGATCAGCCTTTTATCAAACTCAGGATATGCTGTTGAACAAAGACAAAAAAAAGAAGCAGATGATTATGAGAAACAAATTATTGTGCGTTTATTTTATGACAAAAGTACAGACTCTGCTGTTATTGAGATCAAAGATAATGGCACAGGAATGACAGAGGAAGAAAAAGCGCAGTGTCTTAATCCTTTTTTTACTTCCAAAAAAGCAGGACAGGGCACCGGACTGGGACTGACTATTGTAAATGAAATTATCAAGGATTATAATGGAAAACTTGAAATTGAAAGTACAAAGGGTAAGGGAACAAAAATACGGGTAATGATTTCTGCTGAACCTTGA
- a CDS encoding peptidoglycan endopeptidase — MNKLIHHILYPDKILALIIICFFTCIISENSHASAMTHNNMENMEVHLSLVAEHYIGIPYKFGGDPEKAGAADNSHLLCDIYDKAAKQAGLKFIGYMPMQYLLDNTVQVQKDELKVGDMVVLYDGHAAMIYKFFNKDDFYLIYASFIKEQVISFHSKNAVYEAYWLKNLKGFYRLSQKLFTAQD, encoded by the coding sequence GTGAATAAATTAATTCATCATATTTTATATCCAGATAAAATATTGGCACTAATAATTATTTGCTTTTTCACATGTATTATCTCCGAAAATTCCCATGCTTCAGCAATGACTCATAATAATATGGAAAATATGGAAGTTCATTTATCCTTAGTTGCAGAGCATTATATAGGTATCCCCTATAAATTCGGAGGTGATCCTGAAAAAGCAGGTGCAGCAGATAATTCTCATCTTCTGTGTGATATTTACGACAAGGCTGCAAAACAGGCAGGATTAAAGTTTATCGGTTATATGCCCATGCAGTATCTTCTTGACAATACAGTTCAGGTTCAGAAAGATGAATTAAAAGTTGGTGATATGGTTGTTTTGTATGACGGCCATGCAGCAATGATATACAAGTTTTTCAATAAAGATGATTTCTATTTGATATATGCTTCTTTTATAAAAGAGCAGGTCATATCTTTTCACAGCAAGAATGCAGTTTATGAAGCGTACTGGCTGAAAAATCTAAAAGGTTTTTACAGGTTGTCGCAAAAACTTTTCACAGCCCAGGATTAA